Genomic DNA from Etheostoma cragini isolate CJK2018 chromosome 7, CSU_Ecrag_1.0, whole genome shotgun sequence:
CTGTATCCTATGAAAGACAAAGTAAGGTTGAAGGTGTGGAAACAGAGGCAGCCATCGCCTGTTACAAATATTAGTGGAATTATTGGTGACATATCTTCATTGTTTGCTGAtgtaaagacagaaaacatttgACTCAGAAGTCCGAATGAGTAAAAATGGCAGAGGGTCACTGCCCTCAGGTCAGCCAACCTGCTGGTCAGAGAAACAAAAACCTGCTGAATTGTTTCTGGGAAAATGTTTCTTCtgtcatggaaaaaaataataatgaaaaatcaTCTATGCACTGATGAAGGCTCTAAGTGCAAGGTACCTCACGTTCACCTCAGCGTACAGTGTGAGATATGGATATGTTGGAGCgaacatttttcactttaatgACTAATTTGCAGAGGTGTATCATTTTGgagtgtgtatttattgtttgcaaTGTATATATTAGTTTGCAGCTCTTTGCACATATTAATAAAAGGTTCAACTAACTGATCAAATAAAGTCTGTGCGGTTTAGTTGTGCTACTCAGAGTGAACCAAATGATGTTGTGGCAGCCTCTTCCAGTCTGAACTGGGAGAGCGTTGAATGCACTATGAAGAtgtgtttttccatcatttaaaaaaggttaaaaaaaagagaatgacTAAAATGTAACCCACTCCATCTTTTTCAGAGGAGGTGAGTTACATTAGTGCTTCCTCTTTATTAGAAAGTGGTTTGAGTGAAGTCTGCTCTTGATTTGAAGAATATTTACTCACTACTCATGCTAGCCAACCATTTGAATTATAACAAAATAAGGTTGGTTTTTaactcattttgtttttttctaatatcAGGGAATATAATACAAAGTAGCTAGTGACATCTAAAATGACAGTATACTATTGTTGTGCTGGTGTCTTTCTTCACctcaacactttattttttccGTTGAtgcctttcaaaacaaaactagcCATGATATTTTCCATCGTCCCCTCTGGCTATTACTGTTACGTCAGTTCAACTGCATTCCCTTTGAATTTGTTTcaccagaagaaaaaagacaaaccacGACATTATCACTGTACAATATTTGTCAgactggtttcattttcatacttATTTTGTAAATATCTGTGTTGTATGGAGCTtgacttaaaatgtaaatatgtttactgtatttgtaattattataaTCCATTCGCTGTATAGCATAGATGTGTCATGCAGATATCCTAATTCTGTGTATGGTAATCTTGCACCATTGAACTGTTTAGTGAATGAGGCAACAATAAAACTGCAAACTGTGCATTAGCTGCCTGTTTGTATTCTCCTTTGTGCAACTTCATATTGCAACGTTTTGAAAGTTGTGTGCTACAAAAGCATCTCTgccaggaaaacaacaaaatagatGTTTTAGAACTGAGAAAAATAATACTCGTGGTTAGTCcaaattaattataatatagCAGACAGGAAAAAGGTTTACTTAtaatttgcttattttttctCATAACTACACAATTAATTGTCCACTGTGAAGCCTCGGGCTCCGTCTATAGTCTAGTGCACTTTCTAAGAATTAAAAGGgtccgggttagctcagttagTGGAGTAGGCACACATATaggcatgtcattcccctctctctcccctttcatgtctaaatctgtcctgtgaaaataaaggccaagaaataatctttaaaaaagaaaactataatAAGGAATTAAAATCTGTTTCATTGCATGGACAAAAATGTATAATCATGCAGTACTTTAAGTCTGGATTCTTTGCCATAACACCAcctcccttcccccccccctaaatcaacacagttgtttttttattttgtgtttcaattAACCCATACATGGGCCATATTTAATTCACTAAATTCAGTTCAATGTTTAATTTAGAAATGCCACTTATAGTGGTTTAAGAAGTAGCCTAtctagatcctttacttaattACTTAACTGAATAATTAAAGTATAAAAGCAAAATGTATGCCTTTTACAGTATCAAAAGAACTTATTCAGCAGAAATTGGGCTCCTCTCACTGATACATGACAGATATGACATTAGATTGTGTCATTGACTTACTTAATTGGTAAGTCAATGCGTATAAATTGTGAAATGATAAATGAGAGACGACAtaagtaaaaacagaaacaattttACTTAGGCTACTTGGGCCACGGACAGATGTTTACATGGAATCAGTCTTTGGTGGAACTGCTTACAACTCAGACGTCTAAAATGCGACAGGGGGTCCAACTAGGGGCCACAAGCCACTGGCTTTATCTTTAGTAATGCATGGCATTTTAGATGCTTAcctatgtttttaaatgcaatattgAAATATGAGAATATATCGTataaatgtagcagagtaaaaagtatatttctctttgaaatgtagcggagtacaAGTAGCCtactcaaaattgtacttatgCACAATTCTTCTGTGAATGTACCACTGCCCTCCACAGTTAAAATGTACTGAGTGTTGTATTATAcatattattgtattgtattatatgTCCGGTGGCGGGGGGCTAGTGCTGATCACAAAAATAATTGGCATTGTACCTCGAAAGATTTTAGGTgacatttaaattgatttataaATTAATTGATTAGATACCTCGCCCCACGATGCTGAACCAATGAGAATTCGGGAACAACATCGTTTCAGTGGTGGCCGTCATCTGATTGGATACTCTCCGGTGGCGTACGTAAGCTCTTCCTCGCCGTCGTCACGTTGTGAAGAGAACGAGGAAGTAAAGTATTTGAGCTAGGGAGGAAAGACAAGTGGTGTGTGAGCCCGACTGTCATTCTAACACTGATACTCCACGGCTACTTTACCCGCTGAGCACCATGGCTAAGTAAGTTCTTAAAATAGCTTTTACAGTCTAGATGGTTTATAAAGTTGGGAGGTTGTGGTGGCTGATACGTGTCGTTAAGTCTTGGTAGACTTTGTAGTCGTTTAATTTGTTCAGTAACGGTATTAGTCTTCCTGATCAGTCAGTGTCTAGTGGACACGGAgctgttagcttgttagctaacCTGCTTTAGAATAATATGACGTGACGTTTAGCGTGTAAATAACCGAAATAGCGCTTGCcatttttagttaaaaacagAGAGATTAAACATTATGGGTTTAAGAtacattacgaaaaaaagtgcATATAttgaaaatagtttttgagTATGGTGGTGGACAGTCCTTGTTGAAGCTCAGTCagtaaatgtgattattttgtcTTCACAGAGCAGACATTGCACTGATTGGTTTGGCTGTCATGGGCCAAAACCTCATAATGAACATGAACGACCATGGCTTCGTGGTAAGATGATGACTTATGGGTTTTTAATTTACAACTTCTGGCACTAGAACCTGCTCCACTTTTTTTCGACTCAGTAACTAACCAACCCTCTCCGACAGGTCTGTGCTTACAACCGAACCGTGTCCAAGGTGCATGACTTCCTGAAGAATGAGGCGAAGGGCTCCAAGGTGGTTGGCGCAGAGTCACTGGAGGACATGGTGTCCAAGCTGAAGAAGCCCAGGAGGATCATCCTGCTGGTCAAGGCTGGACAGGCTGTGGATGACTTCATTGACAAACTGGTTGGTAGTTTGTGCAGAAATTGTTTCACGATCCCTAGTGGAACATTGAGTCCAACCTAGATACATCAGTTGGCTTTGCGCTGTGTTTGTTCTTCAGGTTCCTCTTCTTGAGGCTGGGGATATCATCATCGACGGTGGCAACTCTGaatacagagacacaacagtaaGTGGTTGATTCACTGTCCAGCAGTAAATCTTTATTTCTGTTTGAGGGTGTTCTTATAGTATTTATGCGTTTCTGTCCTACAGCGGCGGTGTAAGAGTCTGAAAGAGAAGGGCTTGCTGTTTGTCGGCAGCGGGGTCAGTGGTGGAGAGGAAGGGGCCCGTTATGGACCCTCACTCATGCCGGGAGGACATAAAGAGGCCTGGTGAGTTATCACAAACTCTTTAACTGCTCTACACTTTCAGCTTCACGCTAGATATTGGACGTGgggcacatacatacatgctgTTGATACAGTTGCACATATGTGTGACTTTGGGCGTGGTAAAACAGTGAATGTCTCTGAGAAGGGTAACTCTTGGTTTCAGTAAGTTAATCAATTTAAATGCTTGTTTTGAAGGCCACACATTAAAGAGATCTTCCAAAGCATCGCTGCCAAGGTTGGAACAGGAGAACCGTGTTGTGACTGGGTGAGTGgtgtttgatttgtgtttaaCTGATTGGTTGTGTCAGTTGTAATGTTGTCTTCCAATAAGCTGATGGTCTTGCATGTGCAGGTTGGAGATGAGGGTGCAGGTCATTTTGTGAAAATGGTCCATAATGGCATTGAGTACGGCGACATGCAGCTGATTTGTGAAGCCTATCACCTGATGAAGGACGTTCTGGGTATGGACCACGATGAGATGGCACAGGTGATCTTTATTAGTAGTGTTGTGCTAGTTCTgtgtaatcaaataaaaaaaatttaaaaaaaaaagaaggaaaaaaaaaaatcaaccaatgCGGCTGTCAGTATGTCCTAACACTGTGGTTGAATCACTCAGGTTTTCGACAACTGGAACAAGACAGAGTTAGACTCCTTCCTGATCGAGATCACGGCTAACATCTTTAAATACAGGGACTCTGATGGTACACATCTGTTGCCCAAGATCCGGGACAGTGCTGGTCAGAAAGGCACAGGGAAGTGGACGGCCATTTCAGCCCTGGAGTACGGCACACCTGTGACTCTGATCGGTAAGAGGAAGTAAAAGAGGTTGTAGACAAGGAAGTATCccatttccttttctcttctttcaatGCTTACTGCTTTCAGGAAATTGCATTTGTCATGATGACATGGCAAAAGCCATTACGTCACACATGATTTCAACACCGGTTCAAGTAAGTAAAAGGCAGGAGGCCTAATGACCAGAGTTGTTAGGCTCAGCTTTGCCAGTTACCTGACACACAGCCACTGTGGATCGCTATGTGGCTGCCACTAAGAAGATTGAAGGCTTTTCTAGTGGCCTGCTCATCTTAAGTGACATAAGGAGGATTTGTGATACTGTCCACCGTGTTGGTCTCTGCTCTGACTGTTTCATTAACAGCTTTGGCCAAGATGGATGGCCGGGAGAAAGACGAATAATCCAGGGCAAAAGTAGTAATCATATCAGCTCATGCCCCtctaaacagacacatttttgcATAGTTAaagggacacacacattttgccttTTAGTAACAGTTCAATCATGAAGATATTTTGTAGCAGAAACATGCCTGTCACCAGGCAACCATTGTTCAACAACAAtgattgttttatatatttatttatttttctattagtTTATTTAATCCCTCTCAGTGCTGTAGATCCACTTGTCATAGAGCGATCGAGGTCTTACAAAAGGTTTCATTGTGTGAGAGCTGAGCCACTCTGCGTGAAGCAGGCTGCCACGGTGTGCATGGATGGCAAAACATTCCTCACCAGAATAGTTCACTCACTGGACATTtgttcactctgtctctctgcctgggGGTTGCATCATCAGCTGTGCTGTCTTGTAGCAAAGTCTCTGTCAACAGTAGTTCCTTCTTATCTTGTTAGTTGTGGTGCAATTCTCATTTTTAATGTGGCAACTGGCAGTCCCTTTTTCTAATTTACTAGTGGTAAGCCCTGTTTTTATAACACTGTTATTACAACTGCTGAGTCATGCTGATCCCTCGGCATTGTTTTTGTATCGGCATGGTGTTCTTGCAGCAGCATGGAATCATTTGTTGTGAGAGGTTTCAGAAATTTAAATGACTGCTTATCAAGCTCTGCTTTTGTGTAATGCTTCAATGATGTGACGTGTGCAGAGAGCTCACCTTGTTGGTCCTCTCTATGCCTCTGTTCCCTCCATTCCCCCtctcccttctccctctctgtttttcaGGGGAGGCTGTCTTCGCCAGATGCCTGTCCTCTCTAAAGGATGAGAGAGTGGAGGCCAGCCGCAGTCTTTCAGGGCCACAGGGGGTCAAATTCAGCGGTGACAAGGCCGCCTTCCTGGAGGACATCAGAAAGGTAGAACACACAGTGGAGTATACACTCAGTCGCCTGATTATTAGGTACACAATGCTAAAACTAATTTACTaaattatgtttagttttttcctgAAGCTGTTTTCAAGAAGATTGATGCTCCCAGCTTAAACTGTtgccaaaaacaaaacccaagtttttatttaagatttttttctttgtttttacagtgacTAATATTTTCTGATTAATTGATTCATTCTGGTCTCTCCAGGCTCTCTACGCCTCCAAGATCATTTCCTATGCGCAGGGCTTCATGCTGCTGCGGCAGGCAGCCAAAGAGTTCGGCTGGTCACTCAACTATGGCGCGATTGCTCTGATGTGGAGAGGAGGCTGCATCATCCGGAGGTACATTCAACCTCGAGTGTGTCCTCATATCACTAGTTGGCCTCACTACTGCCTTGTGCAACTTTATGTCAACAGGCTTCTTTCACAATGATGGTGAAAACTGTGGTTAGGCAGTGTGAGGAAAGAACttatgaaaaagagaagaatacaagtattttgtttattttatatttgaattgatATAATTCAATTTATAAGATTTTACAATAGGATTTTTAACTGGGGAATAATTGTAGTTAAGAGGACTAAGTCTTCCATGAGTCTTAATGGTTGTCATAAAGGAAGTTATAGACTTTATTTTGTCACTGGCCAATGTGTAATGATGGAGTGAGAAATCTAGATGAAAGAATATCTGTCTCTTCCTTTAAAATCAAACTGAAGGGCGAATGAGGAAATTATGCTTGTGACACTAGTTTGCTTTGTGTAATCTGGCAAAGATGTTGCATAAGCCTAAATCAAATACAACACTCAGTATGACTTGCAGTGTGTAGCCACCATTACCCTCAGTTATGGTACTTGAAATGTCACTTTTACTATGAGTAGTACTATAAgtctttaatttctttgtttctgctgATGGCTAACACTGCCCTTTCCTTTTTTACCCCACCAGCGTCTTCCTGGGTAAAATCAAAGAGGCGTTTGACAGAGACTCTGAGCTGCAGAACCTGCTGCTGGACACTTTCTTCAGTAATGCTGTGCAGGACTGTCAGGTATGAGGAAGAAGATACAAAGAAGGAAGTGGCCAAAGACCAATCTGTAATACCCACATTGACAAAGACTCACAGAACCCGCTATTTCCTCTTGTACATAGAAAAGAGTGAACGGCACCACTTTTCCCCTGCACTTCACAAATCACACTTGACATGTTCTCCTTGAAAAGTAAAAGCTCATAGCAAGTCCGCTTGTATCCACTTGGTATTAAACATATTGTCACATAGACCCAAGAGACGCACAGCAAAATTGGACTGAATGTAATTTGAACCCGGCTCAAATTGGGTCTCAGTTAGGAACTGACTGGCCTCTTCGTTTCATTTCgtttatttcacacgtcatcactgTACATTCAATCACAATTCCATGATGCACAACAATCATATACAGGACGCATGAAATgggaaccccaaataagctactaaaagcttttcagaggggGCCCGATaagaaacacacaacaaccaaCACACCTCCAAAACTCAATTACcatggacaaacaaaacaaacaaaacccaaaaaaaaaataaacagacagacaatccCAGCACAAATTGTAACATTTACAAATTTATCAACAATATGAGGAAAGCAATTTT
This window encodes:
- the pgd gene encoding 6-phosphogluconate dehydrogenase, decarboxylating, translating into MAKADIALIGLAVMGQNLIMNMNDHGFVVCAYNRTVSKVHDFLKNEAKGSKVVGAESLEDMVSKLKKPRRIILLVKAGQAVDDFIDKLVPLLEAGDIIIDGGNSEYRDTTRRCKSLKEKGLLFVGSGVSGGEEGARYGPSLMPGGHKEAWPHIKEIFQSIAAKVGTGEPCCDWVGDEGAGHFVKMVHNGIEYGDMQLICEAYHLMKDVLGMDHDEMAQVFDNWNKTELDSFLIEITANIFKYRDSDGTHLLPKIRDSAGQKGTGKWTAISALEYGTPVTLIGEAVFARCLSSLKDERVEASRSLSGPQGVKFSGDKAAFLEDIRKALYASKIISYAQGFMLLRQAAKEFGWSLNYGAIALMWRGGCIIRSVFLGKIKEAFDRDSELQNLLLDTFFSNAVQDCQESWRRAVSTGVQHGIPMPCFTTALSFYDGYRHEKLPANLLQAQRDYFGAHTYELLSNPGHFVHTNWTGHGGNVSSSSYNA